One Vicugna pacos chromosome 31, VicPac4, whole genome shotgun sequence genomic region harbors:
- the LOC140690607 gene encoding uncharacterized protein isoform X1 encodes MTGRSSTVCSERFWKLTCELRSLGSSSISNLHSFPDQTPKPSSTEGGSPSITLIHPQNSARLPRIQQPQQASRYTPTFHLESNRYLPSPMAAASCQCWGRGCIRREVPKLGSWSQNQLWGYFALDSLSSVSQASAVHSCKSQHITFNPMSPVRLRVCVQGVLRPHPVFGSNRPLFGKCPVPRAGCQGPWTRSWRRELRNFLKSTLALRMFLPVSARINRSHECLLSLVSSTAVSTPVFSIVAEHLSSMCSHLSSIRAASFSPSFSSCLP; translated from the exons atgacaggcagatcttccactgtctgctctgaaaggttctggaaactgacctgtgaactcaggtctttgggcagcagcagtatctcgaacttacacagcttcccggaccaaacacctaagccaagctccacagagggcggcagcccctccatcacactgatccacccacagaactctgcccggttacctaggatccaacagccacaacaagcctcgcggtacacaccaacattccacctggaatccaaccggtacctgccatccccaatggctgctgcatcttgtcagtgttgggggaggggctgcatccgacgagaggtgcctaag ctcggatcttggtctcagaatcaactgtggggatattttgcgctggattctttgagttctgtcagccaagcatctgctgtgcactcttgtaaatctcagcacatcaccttcaatcccatgtctcctgtccgcttgagagtgtgcgtccaag gtgtcctgaggcctcatcctgtctttggaagtaacaggcctctcttcggcaagtgtcctgtgccaagggctgg atgtcagggaccttggacccgttcttggagaagagaattgaggaacttcctcaagtccacgttggcactccgtatgtttctgccagtatcagcgaggatcaataggtctcatgaatgtcttttgagcctggtatcctctacagctgtctccacgccagtattctccattgtagcagaacatctctcatccatgtgttcgcatctctcctcaatccgtgcagccagcttttcgcccagcttctcttcgtgtctcccctaa
- the LOC140690607 gene encoding uncharacterized protein isoform X2, giving the protein MTGRSSTVCSERFWKLTCELRSLGSSSISNLHSFPDQTPKPSSTEGGSPSITLIHPQNSARLPRIQQPQQASRYTPTFHLESNRYLPSPMAAASCQCWGRGCIRREVPKLGSWSQNQLWGYFALDSLSSVSQASAVHSCKSQHITFNPMSPVRLRVCVQGVLRPHPVFGSNRPLFGKCPVPRAGL; this is encoded by the exons atgacaggcagatcttccactgtctgctctgaaaggttctggaaactgacctgtgaactcaggtctttgggcagcagcagtatctcgaacttacacagcttcccggaccaaacacctaagccaagctccacagagggcggcagcccctccatcacactgatccacccacagaactctgcccggttacctaggatccaacagccacaacaagcctcgcggtacacaccaacattccacctggaatccaaccggtacctgccatccccaatggctgctgcatcttgtcagtgttgggggaggggctgcatccgacgagaggtgcctaag ctcggatcttggtctcagaatcaactgtggggatattttgcgctggattctttgagttctgtcagccaagcatctgctgtgcactcttgtaaatctcagcacatcaccttcaatcccatgtctcctgtccgcttgagagtgtgcgtccaag gtgtcctgaggcctcatcctgtctttggaagtaacaggcctctcttcggcaagtgtcctgtgccaagggctgg tctttaa
- the LOC140690609 gene encoding uncharacterized protein isoform X1 has translation MTGRSSTVCSERFWKLTCELRSLGSSSISNLHSFPDQTPKPSSTEGGSPSITLIHPQNSARLPRIQQPQQASRYTPTFHLESNRYLPSPMAAASCQCWGRGCIRREVPKLGSWSQNQLWGYFALDSLSSVSQASAVHSCKSQHITFNPMSPVRLRVCVQGVLRPHPVFGSNRPLFGKCPVPRAGRDYLTLKEFTVVHRV, from the exons atgacaggcagatcttccactgtctgctctgaaaggttctggaaactgacctgtgaactcaggtctttgggcagcagcagtatctcgaacttacacagcttcccggaccaaacacctaagccaagctccacagagggcggcagcccctccatcacactgatccacccacagaactctgcccggttacctaggatccaacagccacaacaagcctcgcggtacacaccaacattccacctggaatccaaccggtacctgccatccccaatggctgctgcatcttgtcagtgttgggggaggggctgcatccgacgagaggtgcctaag ctcggatcttggtctcagaatcaactgtggggatattttgcgctggattctttgagttctgtcagccaagcatctgctgtgcactcttgtaaatctcagcacatcaccttcaatcccatgtctcctgtccgcttgagagtgtgcgtccaag gtgtcctgaggcctcatcctgtctttggaagtaacaggcctctcttcggcaagtgtcctgtgccaagggctgg ccgagactatttgaccttgaaggagttcactgttgttcacagagtgtga